TATTTTGAGGTTTTTTTCAAAAAAATTACAATATTTTGTTAATCATGTAGATGAGTTAACAAATCAACGAAGTTCTGAGAGTTAGATCAATATACTGATTAAGTTAGTTAAATCTATTATAAGTTCATAGCTGACAGCCTGATGTTTGAAATTGATTTCACACCAGAAGCATTAGAAGATTTGCAGACTTTTCGAGCCTACGAACAACGACAGATTATTCTGGCAATTGAAGAACAGCTTCAGTATCAACCAATTCAGCCAACTCGTAATCGAAAGCGCCTTCGACCGAATAATCTTGCAGAATGGGAGCTTCGTGTGGATACGTTCAGGGTATTCTACGATGTTGATGAGGATTTGTCAGTCGTCAAAATTGAGGCGATCGGCTACAAAGAAGGAAATACACTTTATATTCACGGGGAAGTTTACGAGTTATGAAAACCATTACGATTTCAGATGATTCCGCTGAAATTCGCGCATTACTAGAGCAAGCGCGTGACGAAGATATTATTGTCCGCCTTGCTGATGGTAGTGAGTTTGTCCTCAGCGCAGTTGATAATTTTGATATCGAAATTGCTCGAACCCGCCAAAATGAGAAATTGATGGCATTACTAGATGAGCGTGCCAAGCAAACACAAACGATTTCACTTGATGAAGTCAAACGCCGATTAGGTCTTAGCAGTTGAGTACTGACAAAACATAATCAAGTTGATTTATCTCTGTGCAGCTCAAAAGAGACATAACGGGTTGCAACACTGATAACTTGCCCACGATTTTTGGTAGATACTAGTCGGCTCCACGCACTTGCATCAATGAAGCCAAGAGCGTGTAGGCTTTGAATTATTCTGGTAACTCCTCTCCTTGAACCAATTAAGTGTAAATTAACCGATTCCATACCTGATGCTGAAATAGCAACAGTTTCCTGCAATTCAGATGTGCCGGATACTTCTGTGTTTTTCGGTAAATGTTCTTCTTGCATTTGAATGCACCCGTTATTCTACTAACTATGTACTCTTAATGGCTAACATTGACATTCTACACTAAATGTTAGCCATTAGGTATACATTTACTCGCTTGCCATCCTCTGACACTATCAAGGGCATGGGAAGAGCAAGCAAAGCCCTTAAACAGGTGTTGGAAACCTACGACATTAGTCAAAACAGTTTGGCGGTTGCGATGGGAGTTAAGCGGACTGTCGTTTTCCGCTGGTTTCATGAAACTAGAGATCCTACAGCCCAGACTGTTGTCGAAATTGTTGTAGCACTGAAGGCAATTAACTTAAAAGCCGCCCAAGAATTTGTTTGGCTCTACTTGGGCGAGTTAGTTCAGAATGAAGAAAAATAGACTTCTGGCAATTTGTAATCAAGTAGAACTTACGCACACTCTACTAACTCTTGGCGTTCTCTGCGTCTTGGCGGTAGCCTTCCGCAAGCCGCTACTCTTCGAGTTCTGCGAAGCAGTACACGTCTACGATAAATTAAGCTTATTGGTCATTTTTAAGAAATACCTGAAAATTACAAAGGTTGCCCAATGGACAACCTTTGCATGTAAATCACAAAATGAATTACTTAGCAGTCTTTTTCAAACCTTGCCATCTTTGTCGCAGTTGCTTCAAGTCAGGCGCATGACCACCATAACGCCAACTAACATAAGCTTGGCAAATTTCATCTATGACCTCAGCAGTTGCTAGTGCATGATGCTGGTATGAAACTTTGGCATACTCTAGCGGTGTTTGTGCTGGATGTTTACCCAAACCTTTTTGAGATGTCCATTGCAGCATTTGTTGATAAAGCCTTTCCATTGCTGGTAATTTTTTCAACCAACGACGGTTCAACCACTCTCGCCACTGCACCCAACCAAACCAACCAAAGAAAGCTATGGTAGTACCCAAGATTGAGCCAGTTAATACACCCAACCAACCTTGAGTGAATAAAGCAAAAAACCAAGCGATCGCTCTACCCATCCAACTAAATATTGCCCCAAAAACATTATTGAGTAAACCTGTCACCGGAGAAGGCAACCACCCAGCCACCCATTGCCAAAATTGCCGCAACACGCTAAATGTCTGAGGATCTTCAATTGAAGGGGGAATCAGGGGATGGTTAGGAATGGGGTCAAAGGCAAACCAACCATATTTAGGGAAGTACACTTCCGTCATGGCATAGGCATCTGTATTCTTAACAACGTACATCCCCGTAAATGGATTAAACTCCCCAGGATTAAACCCTGCTACCAACCGCGCCGGAATGCCAACAGAACGCAGCATCACCGTGAGAACTGTGGAAAAGTGGTCTGGATAGCCGCCTTTGTACTTGAATAAAAAAGCGTCTACCAAATCGTCTTTTTCTCCCAAATAAGGCAAATCTAAGGGATTTTTGGGAACTGAGTAGTATTGCTTGATATACTGAGCTAAATAGAGAACCTTTTCATAGGTTGAATCCAGGCTTTTTAAAGATTTTCCTACCCGATCGCGATTGTAATTCGCGAAAATTTCTTCAGTACGTTGCTTGACTTTTGCAGCAATTTCTGGTGGAATTTGCAGATAGTGATTTTTAATTTGTGGCGGGTAGTCTGTAGAAGCTTTGACTAACAAACTGCGATCGCGGTATGGTACTTCTGAAATCACTGTGTAAGTCAAGTCTTCCGATAATGCCACAGGCGCGCGTAACCCGTTTTCTTTATCCACAGCGACCATCGGTGTGGGAAAATAAAGTTCCTTGGGATTAGCCATCGCTGGAATCAGGTTAGGCAAATCCGCCACGATGGTGTAGGTTTGCACTACTTCTCTAGTTTCACCAGAGATATTTGGCACAGGTAGATAAATTTGATAAGACCAAGGCGATCGCTTGATACTAGTAACATCATCATTGCGAGAAACTTCCCATCCCTTACCTGTATAGCGGTCAAATGCCAGGACTCGCCAAAAACCCTCAGCCTGCGATCGCACCCGCATCACTACCTTGGGTTTCATCACTCCCCGCAAATTTTGGTTAATCTGGCTATTGAAACCGTAATAAAAATCATTGTCTAAACTTCCTGGTTTACCTGCTTGGCTTTGTCCATTACCATTACCTTGATTATTAGCATTCCCTTGACGCACATAACCAGGGTTAATAATGCTACGACCTGTAAAACCACCTTTGACATCAATGGGAGAACTTACTGGAAAAGTTCGCAGTTGATAGCCAGGAAATCGTGGTAGGATGGCAAAGATGGCCAAGCCTAACCCTACAATCGTTACAAAACTTAAAACTAAAAATTTAAAATCAAAAGTTGCAGAACTATGCTTGGGTAATTTTTCATTTTTAACTTTTAATTGTTGTAAGCCGAGTTGTGAGCGGTAATTTAATACTAAAGTCGGCAAAGCGATCGCTAAAAACAACAACAGCACAGGAGCAAAAGCCAAAGTTTGGCTGAGTGTTGCTGCCACACCTAATAAAATTAATCCTATAACTATTGAATAACCCAAGTCTTTGCGACGGGGTGTATCAAAACTGTGGAGTATTTGAAGTTGAATTAATAACTCTGCCAAAGCCAGCCGCGTATCATTCAATTCTCCCAGCAACCGCCCAAAGAAAGCACCCAGTGCGATTAACATCCCGATGGCGATGCAGAATTTGATTGGAATATTGGCATGGCGACGACGGTAGTAACTCCAAATTGCACCTACTATACTTAGGGGTACTGCCCAAAGACTAAATGTAGTCTCAGCAGCAATATCCGTCGCCACAACTCCGATAATTACTAACCCTAGCACTAGCACCCGTAAAGGAATCGAATCTTCCACTTGCGTCAAAGGCGACCTCTGCATATTTTGCTGCCAGCGATCGCCTATAGGTAGACGCCAAAACTGATTAATCCTGGATAAGTTAAACATTTAATGTAAGCAAAGCAATAATGTAGATGCTATGGACAGAATTCGTTATTAGTCATTAGTCAGTTGTCAGTTGTCAGTTGTTAATAATCTCCCCATCTCCCTTGCTCTCCTGCTCCCCTGCTCCCCTGTTCCCCTGCGTGAGAAAAATATTTACTATTTTTCGGGAAGTTCCCTTAAGAAAACAGGAACTCCCCGAAGCAAGGCTTTGGGAGTTTAAATGTCTTGTACATGTGTCTTTCCCATTACGGGTTATCGTAGAAGCCGCTAATGAGAACTTGTAAAAAAGTAGAAACCCTAATGATCGGTTGTTAAACAAAAATCAGCTTCAAACCACAACCATCATCTTATCTATTGGCGTTGATCAACCTTGAATGCTAGGGGTGGGCATTTCGGCTAAATCTTAGGATTAATCACAAACAACAACGGCTTTTGATCTAATTCTGGGAACTCAACTTCTAGAGTATAAGTCGGGTTAACTTGCTGGCAGTGCAATTCTGCACTCAAGCACCCAGGACTCGAAGACTTCGCTATTGCTTGAGTACCACTTCCTCGAAGTTTCAAACTACCTTTAGCGGGTAACTCAGCGTGAACATGTAACTGTGTCACCTGACCCTGACACTGGTATTCCACTCTCAGTGTCAAAGGCCCGGCGCTAGTTAGCCATTGTTTTTCTACCACTGGCTGGGATGTTGACACTGGTAGAGTCAGATTCTCCAGCATCTGTTTAGCCGCCAGCAGCGACAATGCCATTTGTTGACGGGGTTTTAAATCTGAGTAATCGCTTTGAATATTAGGCATCATACCCAGAGTATCCGCAGACCGATAAGTGCTTCTCAGCACCAATCCGGCGATATTGTTGAGTGTCTGCGACTCGTTAGGGAAAAAGCCCTCCACAACTTGAACTAATTTCGCCCCTAGCGGCAGTGAAGATGTGAGCAATCCTTGACATCGTTCTAGCAATTCCCGGAAAACTTTTTCCGGTAGGGGAACGGGTAGACTCAGCTTTGATTGCTGTGCCATCCACCCCCAACCAGGAGTTAATGCTAGCGATCGCTCTTCTACACAATCTGGATATTCTACTATTTGTGATTCCCAAGGGAATAAAGGAGGGTGGTTCTCGGTTTGGATTTGTAACCGACGCTTGAGGACGGCCTGGAAACGTTCTTGCACAGTAGGAATTTCTCCCAATTGAAAGGTTTGGGGGGTTCCTCCCAAGTCAGGCTTACCACTTTTTGAGGTGGCTGCTTTTTTGGTCGGGTTATCCACCCCTTCGGTTTCCTCACTCTCTCCCAAGTTTTCCTCGTGGGTATCGACATCATCTGCCAATACCCAAGCAAGTAAATGGTGTTGTGAGGATTCTGAGTCACTATTCATGAGTAGATGCACCTGATCCGGACACTAAGGAGTTACGAATTTCCCAAGCTTGTTCGAGGATCTTAAACCACCGTTTTTGCAGTTGTGCTGTTGACATACCTAAAGTCTTGGCGATTTTTTCGTCAGGTTGTCCTTGTTGCTTCAACTCTAGTAAAGCGCGTTGTTTATCGTCCAGCTGCGCTGTGTATACTTGCCATTGCTGGGGAGTTAACCCCAAATTGGTATGCAATGAAGCTTCCAGCCACTCATGAACTAATTCCCAACGATGCAACAAGGCAAATCGAATTAGATGATACTTAAACCGCTGCTGTAAGTAATCTCTCTGACGAGGGGTTAAACCTAAAACCGACTCAATTTCTTGTGTAGATAGATCTTGGAGGCGGAGGGAAAAGTAATCAGCGCAATCGGATTGTTGCCGTTGTTCGAGATAATCCATTAATTCGGTAACTACAACCGAACGCAAAGTGTCTTCTTCTGGTTCGGGTGCTGCTTGCGTCGCCATTGTCGATCGCAATTGTTGTACTGCTGGTTCTTCCCAAGATCCATCAGCTTCGCTGCTGCTACCTTCTGCGGCTTGTTCTATATCTACGTTCGTTTCTGGAGGTTGCTGTTGGGAAAAAGTTTGTGCCCGCAGGATAATTAGTTGCTGTTGACGACCTGGTAACGGAATCCGCCGCTTGCCATAGCGTTCGGTAAACGCCATGTATTCTGCCAATTCCAACAGAGATTGGGGGCGATAGGTGGGGCCGAGTTGATTTTCCCGGCGGAAAGCGTTCAACGCCTCTAGATAAAAACCCTGTAGGAAATCTTCAATAATAGTCAACCGCCCTTGATAGCTCAGTTGCCTTTGAGGAGGATTAATGTAACGATAAATGATCGCACTCAAAGTACTGTGCAATTCCACCCGGCCCCGATTGGAACCCAACTGATAGTATTTCAGACATTGTTGCAGCCGATGTTTGGCTAGAGTCATGGCTGAATTTTCTACAGCACCGGAAGCCTGGATACGTTTACTTTCACTACAAATCCGGTATACTTCGGTAGTAATTCGTGTAGCTACATCTTGGCAATTCTGGGCTGAAGCTTTGGTTGACTGTTGCAGCTCCTGCGACAGGAGTTGAAAGATCACCTCCGCGCCGATAGAATTTTCTCCCTGAGTAGTTACGCTTGGAATTGTTGCGGTTGGAATTGTTGCGGTTGCGGCTGAATTCATAGTCTCGGTTTTCAAAAGACCCTAACATGCTTAAATACAACCTGTACGACTGTGGGTATTGGCTTGGTAGGTTTTGCGTATAAGCTAAACGCATCTGCCAATCCTGTGTTTAGGATATGGCTGATTTTATAGTTCCCAAATCAATGCGATTGTTCACACTTTGATAGATGTTATTGCCATTACCCAGGAGTCGTTTACAAGTCATTATGGATTTAGAAAAACAAATTCAATTGCTGATTGACAATGCACCCCCCGATGGTGTAACACCACATCTTGTCGCAGCAATTGCTCCGGCCCTTAGCGCGATCGCCCAAAAATTACGCCATTCCCAGTACTACATTCTCCAGAGTTTAGAGGGCAACTGGGTTTTAACTACATTGAGCAACCGTGCAAATCCAGGATTGGAAAAGCGTGTGGTTTACGCTTTTTCTACCATACAGGATGTTTCCCTAATTCCATCTGCTGGGCTTGACCCTCAAATTCAAGCAAAAGCTCTTCCTGTCACCCATATTTTGTTCCAATTAATGGCATTAGAACCCGTAGATAGTATCGTTTTTTTGGAAACGCCGGGTATAACCACTCATACTGTAGAAGTGCAGCGAGATGAATTCCAAAAACTCATGCAACAACAGATAAAACCACCACAAAAGCGCAGACAGATACCCCCTGATATTGCATAAATAAATTTTGGAGTCTGGATTTATTAGATACAATCTCAAATCCAAACTCCAAAAACTAAAATTTTAAATTTTAAATTTTAAATTTTTTAGTAGAGCCGACTCAATACATAGTCAGTCATGTTAATAAGTGCTTGATGAGCATCTGAAGGTGGTAGACATGCAAGATGCTCTGCTGCTAACTTGGCATGATGAGAAGCTAGTTCCCTGGACTGTTGTATGCCTTGACTATCAGTAATCAGCGCCAGTGCTTGCTCTAAATCCCCTTCTTGGGCAAACTCTCTTTCGATTAAGACTTCCAAGTATGGTTTTTCTCGTAAAGCGAATAAAACCGGAGCAGTCAGATTACCACTTATCAGGTCAGAACCCGCTGGTTTACCCAAGGTATCTGTTGTACTGGTGAAATCTAAAATATCATCTACAATCTGAAACGCCAGACCAAGATCACGCCCATAGCCGTACAAATGTTCAGCGGTTTCTCTTGAAACTTCACTCAGTAACCCAGCTGCTTTAGCACTGTTGGCAATTAACGAGGCAGTTTTGTAATAGCTCTTTTTCAGGTAAGTTTCAATTGAGGTGGTAGCATCAAACCGATTCAATCCCTGCTGTATCTCCCCAGTAGCCAAATCCATAATGACTTCTGAAAGCAGTTTTACCACCTCCAAATTATCCAGGTTTGCCAAATACCAGGAGGATTGAGCAAAGAGAAAATCTCCTGCTAGTACGGCGATGCGGTTCCCAAACAAACTATGAACTGTGGGTACACCACGTCGCATCTGTGATTCATCTACCACATCGTCATGCACTAAGCTGGCGGTGTGAATCATTTCCGTGATTTCTGCTAGGCGGCGGTGACGCGGCGTAATATCTTGTTCTAACATGGTTGCCCGCGATAGCAGCAGAACAATTGCTGGTCTAATACGCTTTCCCCCAGCTCCGAATAAATGTTCGGCTGCTGCAAAAAGAATGGGGTGGCGATTTCCAACTAGCTGTTTTAGGTTATCTGCTAGTAGTTGCAGGTCTCCTTCCACAGGGGTAAACAGGGAGGTGGCTGGGGTCATGGACGGACGGACTCTGGCTTAGGTTACGAAATTTTACATATCCTATACTCATTTTAAGATAATGCTGTGCCAGCGCAAAATTTTGTTAGAGAAGACTCTTCTGCTGCCTGTGGCAGGATTGGGGACTGGGGACTGGGGACTGGGGACTGGGGATTGGGGACTGGGGAAAATCTTTCTGAACACAGTGAGGGACTTTTCGCTGCAAACAGTTCGCTCAGACCAATAAATATTTGCTATTATGTTATGTATTTTTTCTTTTTTCAAACTAAGGAAAAAGAAAATTTGCTTAAGTATTTACCGTGTATTCTTTTTTTAAAGTAGTATAAATTGCTTAAAATTACTTAATGTAGTATATGTAATCTAAAGTTATCTTTTGTTACTGAGGGCAATTGACTTCAGCAGTGGCGATCACTATGTAACATAGGCCACTAGTATTATTTTTTGTCTTCCTCCTTAAGGTTTAGCTATTACACATCAGTCCTTTTGAGGTAAGACTCAGTTCTCTCAGCCTTGTTTTTAGCAATCTAGAAAATTTAAAATTTAGCCGCAAACTGGGCTAAAAATTCGGTGTGGTTATGTTACGCTAAAATATAGGAATTTTAAATCATTCAAGTATTCACCCTCCAGAGGAAAAGCACTTATAAGTGAAATTACCTATGTGGTGTTACGAGCCTAAAATAACTTATCGCTGTAAATGAAAGTTAAGGAAGTAGTTCTTAACATTCTATTTATAGCGATCAAACTTCTGTGGATAGAGCCATGTTTTATCCTTTCAAGGATTCGCTACAAGCTTTTAGTATGGGTTGAGCGACAAGGCAGTTTCTAATCCTAGAGGTGAGTGCAAAAATAATGCAGACTAATTAGACTGCTAAAGAGCGCAGTTAGGACTTGCTGTTTAGCAATTTAACTGTTGTGGGATCTATGGTCTGCAAGAAATTGAATCTAATAATGCTTTCACTGACCGAAGAGAATTAAAACTCTACGGACTAATTTTACATAAGAATCCACAGCCATCAAGAATGTACTTGATTTGGTTGAGCTTCTGATAATTCTATGAAATTTTATATTCTTCTAAGAAGGGTGCTGGGAAAAAATGATTTACGGGAATATGCCTATGATGATTTTTATTTTAGCTAGTGGATATTTGTTCACTGTTTATCTATTATTAGCACTGGCAAAACGAACTAAGCAAAAACCTGCTTCTGATAATTTCCCGGCGACAACCAAAGGGAAACACCAGCACCAGGTGACAGTAGCGCCAAAAGTGACTGAGGTAGTTAATAGTCAATAGTTAATAGTCAATAGTCAATAGTCAAAGTATTGACTGTTGACTATTGACTCATTAGCCAACAAAGTCTTGTTGAAGTTGGGAAACTGCGATATCAGGAAAGCGGACAACCTCAACCATTGGGGTATGGCCTAACCACTGGACTCCAGACTGAGCAAACTGTTGTGGACAACCACTCACTACAAAGCGGGTTGGTAGTGGGGGGTAAGTATTCTTTAAGCCGAGCAAGTCTAACTCTTGGGCACAGGCTACCACGGTATGAACAGCTGGATCAACTAATTTAACTTGGGGGGGGAGGAGCGATCGCAGTACTGGAGCCAGCAGGGGATAATGAGTACAGCCATAGACTAAAGTGTCAATTTCTTGCTGTAGTAAAGGTTCTAGATAAGACCGTGCTACTTCAGTAGTGTAGGGTTCGTGAATGCGATTTTCCTCAACGATTGGCACAAATTCTGGACAACTGACTTGCCAGACTTGGGCGTGAGGATCAATTTCTAGAATAGCATTTTTATAAGCATTACTTTTGGCGGTTGCTGCGGTGGCAATTACACCAATACGCTTGCCTTGCTGCACTGCTGCCTTTGCTCCTGGTAAGATGACTCCTAGAATAGGCATGTCAAATTCTTGCCGGACTATTTCTAAAGCTAAGGCAGAACTAGTGTTGCAAGCCATTATTACCATCTTAACGCGCTGCTGTTGCATCCAAGTCAGGATTTCACGCGCAAACTGTAAAATTTCTGCTTGGGAACGAATTCCATAAGGAAGCCTAGCTGTATCTCCCAAGTAAATTATTGATTCATTGGGTAATTGCCGATAGAGTTGTCGCAGTACCGTTAACCCACCCACACCACTGTCAAAAACGCCGATTGGCGCACGTTGAGGTTCTTTATCCGAAAAATCGTGAAGATTACCGTCAAAAAAGGAAGATGAATACACAGGCAGATATTGATTGAAGTTTTTCGATTTAAAATAGGACTTACGCGCATTGTGATATTTTTTTCGTGTGGGTTGTCAAGAGTCAAAAGTCAATAGTCCAAAAAAGCTTGATTTTTGATTTTTGACCCTTAACTCTTAACTACCATCGCCAAAAATATCTGTGCCAGTTGCGTAAGTCCTGTAAAATA
Above is a window of Nostoc sp. UHCC 0702 DNA encoding:
- a CDS encoding DUF3488 domain-containing protein — translated: MFNLSRINQFWRLPIGDRWQQNMQRSPLTQVEDSIPLRVLVLGLVIIGVVATDIAAETTFSLWAVPLSIVGAIWSYYRRRHANIPIKFCIAIGMLIALGAFFGRLLGELNDTRLALAELLIQLQILHSFDTPRRKDLGYSIVIGLILLGVAATLSQTLAFAPVLLLFLAIALPTLVLNYRSQLGLQQLKVKNEKLPKHSSATFDFKFLVLSFVTIVGLGLAIFAILPRFPGYQLRTFPVSSPIDVKGGFTGRSIINPGYVRQGNANNQGNGNGQSQAGKPGSLDNDFYYGFNSQINQNLRGVMKPKVVMRVRSQAEGFWRVLAFDRYTGKGWEVSRNDDVTSIKRSPWSYQIYLPVPNISGETREVVQTYTIVADLPNLIPAMANPKELYFPTPMVAVDKENGLRAPVALSEDLTYTVISEVPYRDRSLLVKASTDYPPQIKNHYLQIPPEIAAKVKQRTEEIFANYNRDRVGKSLKSLDSTYEKVLYLAQYIKQYYSVPKNPLDLPYLGEKDDLVDAFLFKYKGGYPDHFSTVLTVMLRSVGIPARLVAGFNPGEFNPFTGMYVVKNTDAYAMTEVYFPKYGWFAFDPIPNHPLIPPSIEDPQTFSVLRQFWQWVAGWLPSPVTGLLNNVFGAIFSWMGRAIAWFFALFTQGWLGVLTGSILGTTIAFFGWFGWVQWREWLNRRWLKKLPAMERLYQQMLQWTSQKGLGKHPAQTPLEYAKVSYQHHALATAEVIDEICQAYVSWRYGGHAPDLKQLRQRWQGLKKTAK
- a CDS encoding glutamate racemase translates to MYSSSFFDGNLHDFSDKEPQRAPIGVFDSGVGGLTVLRQLYRQLPNESIIYLGDTARLPYGIRSQAEILQFAREILTWMQQQRVKMVIMACNTSSALALEIVRQEFDMPILGVILPGAKAAVQQGKRIGVIATAATAKSNAYKNAILEIDPHAQVWQVSCPEFVPIVEENRIHEPYTTEVARSYLEPLLQQEIDTLVYGCTHYPLLAPVLRSLLPPQVKLVDPAVHTVVACAQELDLLGLKNTYPPLPTRFVVSGCPQQFAQSGVQWLGHTPMVEVVRFPDIAVSQLQQDFVG
- a CDS encoding helix-turn-helix transcriptional regulator, translating into MGRASKALKQVLETYDISQNSLAVAMGVKRTVVFRWFHETRDPTAQTVVEIVVALKAINLKAAQEFVWLYLGELVQNEEK
- the sds gene encoding solanesyl diphosphate synthase, whose amino-acid sequence is MTPATSLFTPVEGDLQLLADNLKQLVGNRHPILFAAAEHLFGAGGKRIRPAIVLLLSRATMLEQDITPRHRRLAEITEMIHTASLVHDDVVDESQMRRGVPTVHSLFGNRIAVLAGDFLFAQSSWYLANLDNLEVVKLLSEVIMDLATGEIQQGLNRFDATTSIETYLKKSYYKTASLIANSAKAAGLLSEVSRETAEHLYGYGRDLGLAFQIVDDILDFTSTTDTLGKPAGSDLISGNLTAPVLFALREKPYLEVLIEREFAQEGDLEQALALITDSQGIQQSRELASHHAKLAAEHLACLPPSDAHQALINMTDYVLSRLY
- a CDS encoding type II toxin-antitoxin system RelE/ParE family toxin, which encodes MFEIDFTPEALEDLQTFRAYEQRQIILAIEEQLQYQPIQPTRNRKRLRPNNLAEWELRVDTFRVFYDVDEDLSVVKIEAIGYKEGNTLYIHGEVYEL
- the hetZ gene encoding heterocyst differentiation protein HetZ, with amino-acid sequence MNSAATATIPTATIPSVTTQGENSIGAEVIFQLLSQELQQSTKASAQNCQDVATRITTEVYRICSESKRIQASGAVENSAMTLAKHRLQQCLKYYQLGSNRGRVELHSTLSAIIYRYINPPQRQLSYQGRLTIIEDFLQGFYLEALNAFRRENQLGPTYRPQSLLELAEYMAFTERYGKRRIPLPGRQQQLIILRAQTFSQQQPPETNVDIEQAAEGSSSEADGSWEEPAVQQLRSTMATQAAPEPEEDTLRSVVVTELMDYLEQRQQSDCADYFSLRLQDLSTQEIESVLGLTPRQRDYLQQRFKYHLIRFALLHRWELVHEWLEASLHTNLGLTPQQWQVYTAQLDDKQRALLELKQQGQPDEKIAKTLGMSTAQLQKRWFKILEQAWEIRNSLVSGSGASTHE
- a CDS encoding PatU, coding for MNSDSESSQHHLLAWVLADDVDTHEENLGESEETEGVDNPTKKAATSKSGKPDLGGTPQTFQLGEIPTVQERFQAVLKRRLQIQTENHPPLFPWESQIVEYPDCVEERSLALTPGWGWMAQQSKLSLPVPLPEKVFRELLERCQGLLTSSLPLGAKLVQVVEGFFPNESQTLNNIAGLVLRSTYRSADTLGMMPNIQSDYSDLKPRQQMALSLLAAKQMLENLTLPVSTSQPVVEKQWLTSAGPLTLRVEYQCQGQVTQLHVHAELPAKGSLKLRGSGTQAIAKSSSPGCLSAELHCQQVNPTYTLEVEFPELDQKPLLFVINPKI